The Rhodamnia argentea isolate NSW1041297 chromosome 7, ASM2092103v1, whole genome shotgun sequence genome contains the following window.
ACGAGTATAAAGTAATAGAAATATGCCAAGCTTGAACTAGTCTTCCTACTTGCCTAGCTATCATCTTTTTGTTCTTGTGGGCGAGATAAGACTTTCTCTAGTTATCGCCTCTGCGAATTAGGTTTGTCATATGATGAATAATTTGCCTCTGTGAAAGGAGTAATTCTCACTTGGTGGATTTTAACTAGCAAGAGCTTAGTTTTGTGCCTCATGAGCTTCATTGATGAATTTTTTCAGGACCCAACAGCTTTGGCCTTTTGAGATCTATGACATCTTAAAAGACTAAATGCAGTTCTAATTTAAACATCAACCCCAGCTCGAACATGTCGGTAAacagaaagaggaaaatatcGAATCGACGAGAAAGTGGCTCTCGGTCGAAgtgatttccttttccatttcaaaatgatcacagCAGGCAAACCCTCAAACTCAGAGAAATTAGACAGCTGCATTAGAAGCGCTTTACCTGGATTCTTCGCTAGGGATACGGTTCCAGTATCTCCGGTCATCAATCCCAGTTATCTTCAGCGCCTTTGATGAAACCGCCACGCAAATACTTCCGGTGATCTTGTCCAACAAAGCTTCCTGCAAGCGAAGTAATTTAAAACACCACCACACATGCCAGCGAGCACAAGCATCTCTTAAAGTTTAACTTTTAGAATTcatatttactttgtttttctgCATATTATGCAGTAGAAATGATAGTGGGCATGAACTGGTTTTGGTAATGGTTAACCCAACACTGTACCTTCGTGCCACCATCAAAGCAATTGGGTCTACACAATCTCGAGAAGATCTCTTTCTTTCCCATGCATCGTGGGTCTTCACCAAGAACTCTCTCCACCAGAAAACGATAATTGGGAGGTAATTTCGACTCCCAAACAACATCGGCCGACGAAGCATCTCTGAAAGCTCTGTTCAAACACGCGAACTGGCAAATCTCCGGCGGATCCAAGAACTTGAGAATGGAGGTGACGCAACTCTCTGGCAAGTCCCCAAGACAGGACCTTGAAGGTAGGACTGAACGCCCTTTGGCCTCATCAGCAAGGCCAGACATTGCAGACCCCATAAGCACAACTGAGAGCGATAACTTCACGAGATGATGGAGAAAAGATTCAAGCAGGGGTGAAGGAGAAAGACTCTGAGAATTCACAGGTAGAGAAGGAGCTGGAGGAGGCGAGAGTTGAAGACGGCCCAAGCAAGCGGGAGTTGAATTTCcaccatttttttcattttttatgtgaaatgaaGGAGAGCCTTTGGtcatttggagagagagagagagatcaagaaatagaaagagtgtaagaaagagagaaactgAGATCATTTCAAAAGGGACGTGGACATGACTCTCCATGAAATTTATTTatgtgttcttttcttttgtgaatCTACATAAGTTaacgggaaaaattaccaaaaaagttataaatttattgtaattgtaccaatttaattataagtctttgttttgccaattcaatcataaatcttttatatttgtgccaattttggTAAGCCGGCACTAACGTGACAGTGGTGGCACAGACacggactttttgaataatagtttaataattttttgagtttttcgtttcttttatttaggttttttttttttctgggcttAGGGCAAGGACGCCCTCACCGGCACTGGGCGAGGCTGTCGCGGCCCCTGCATGGTCTAGGTGGGGGCCATTGCGCCCTCACCAACCCTAagtccaagaaaaaagaaaaactaaaaaaaaaaccccaaaaaattatcaaactattattaaaaaagtccatATCAACTCTTGTCGGTCaaaaattagccgaatggactgaattgatacaaatacaaaaggttcatgactgtatttggcaaaaaataaaataaaatgctcgaggatgaattgacacaattacaaaaagtttaggatttttggtaattctccttaGGTTAGTGCTTCAATTTTAATGTAAATATACTAGAACAATCACATCTCAAAGAAATCTTATAAAAACAACATAAGTTCTCATTTTCTACCATCCGATTTAGCTCGGCCTACAACATAATCCACAAAGCCAGCTTAGTCccatttatctaattttttttttccgtgaatATAACTGCATGCCGATAATTTTATATACCTCCACGCGACCGGTGATGTTTGGAGATTAGGTGTTGTGTTTGGATCTAGGATTCTAAAGTTGAAATTCGGTTGGCTTTATTGTGCCAAGATTTTCTTGTCCTAGATTGATTTAAACAGATTAATAAATGTGTACAGAGAAGTGGTTGGGGTGTAAGAACTTCACGTGAATTGTTATCGTATCATTTTTTTCTAGCATGAAAGAGACTATATGAAACAAATTTCCGAAGAttattgattatttttattCGTGACTTGGTTatgatttctttatttattattattttttaagaatagCGCTTTTCCTACCCATATCTAATCGAATATGCTAAGCCAAATCTTCTTCATATAAAATATGCTTGCTTTAGATTGGGGGCACAATTCTCCCTTCATGTATGGTAACCTCCCAATTCTTATTTCGGTTCTTATATATGCCGCTACTGCGGTAACGAcgggtatttttttattttttcttgtagctcgacttctttctctttttataaTCCATGCAAGCGCTTAAATTTAGATGGTAACGGAAACCGTTAATGGGGAAATCTTGTATACGAAAGATGATGAAGGTAATAAACAAAGCGAACAGAACATATAATAATACCCCACGTCTTAGTTAATGAGACATCCGTTTGCCACCATCTGCCAACAATCTAGAATGACAATCATGATGATTTGCTCACATGGTTTCGCTTGCTTAGACAATTTCGTTTTGTGTATAAAGGATGTTTCTTTGGTAGTACAGTAATGCTTGGCATGAACACGTGTTCGTTCCTCCCCATATACATATATTAAGCAGATATAGAAGAGTTAGACAAGCCCTTCGACTTTCAAAGATGAATCACGTTGATTCCGAACCACTCTCCAGGAATTCAGGCAACAAGATCTACGACTTCTTCCCAGTTCTGgccttaattattattattattattattattattattattattattattattattggtcAGGAAATGGACTTTCATTACTTTGGAACACCAAGTAAACAAGGGTTTTCAACATCAAGGCATAATATAAGCAAAAGGGGTTCAGGTATGGAGTAAAGCCATGTGGAAGGGAGGGAGCCGGATAATTATGCTTTTGCTGCCCAATCTGCGGCCCTATTATGGAGGTTTTCCTCCGTAGGAACAGAATCAGTGCACACACTCCACATAAAAAATCGGACTTTAAAGAACATGAAACTCGGTGGGACGTACAAACCCCGAGTACAAAATTAAGCAAATCATAATATCAACTGTTTCATTCATTCATGGAATCACCAAGACTTGATAACGTTGAACTTTTACATGCTTTAGCTCAATTTTTCACTCGTTAACATCTAAATTCTAGTCGCTTCAGTTCCATCGATGACGGCACGTATTGCCGGTCTTGATTTGATCGAGTTCGATTCAATTTCGTATTCTCTTTGGGGgcaacaaaatcaaaagaattttcaaatttcaaatttcatttttttttttggttgggtatCTCTATATGAGTAGATTTTCAATGCTGAGGGATACAAAAGCCACTACAGGCCCATCAAGCAATAGCTGGTCCATCAAGAAATTCAAggctttgttcttctttttaggTTTTCTGTACAATTAGTGTTGAAGTTGCTAAGATAGGAACGTCATCTCCATGGGCTGGGCCCATTGAGTTGAAAGTACAGTGATTGGTCTACTGAAAAACCATATGATTAACGTCTctagactccgtttgttttgtgggaaataaatgatttgaatttttttttcctaaaaccGATCGCTTTTATTGActtaaataattagtcgatggaaatattttcaattattgataacaattttcGTTTATTGACTTTTGTAAGCagtaatttttttaggaaaatctttttcaaatcatttatttttt
Protein-coding sequences here:
- the LOC115742366 gene encoding F-box protein PP2-A14-like; this translates as MTKGSPSFHIKNEKNGGNSTPACLGRLQLSPPPAPSLPVNSQSLSPSPLLESFLHHLVKLSLSVVLMGSAMSGLADEAKGRSVLPSRSCLGDLPESCVTSILKFLDPPEICQFACLNRAFRDASSADVVWESKLPPNYRFLVERVLGEDPRCMGKKEIFSRLCRPNCFDGGTKEALLDKITGSICVAVSSKALKITGIDDRRYWNRIPSEESRFGTVAYLQQMWWVEVVGEFEFQLSPGAYSLYFRLQLGKTVKRFCRRTCDLSQVHGWDVKPVRFQLSTANGQSIVSECYLDKPGDWVQYHVGDFVVENQDAPIGIKFSMVQIDCTHTKGGLCVDCVLICPGEG